The proteins below come from a single Moritella sp. F3 genomic window:
- a CDS encoding OmpA family protein, which yields MNNCQHFIIASLVAVGSTSASASMKNYAANYEFSQWENSRSTPVQCSLEHDIPRYGQAIFTSRASKLINLNFELDMKRLPAQAEMASLRSVPPSWKPGSAAKDLADVKLYRQFSGYVSEQPAWRMLDALDSGDYPTFYFRDWYRGGEFISVGLSSVNFQNKYQEFLECVSNLLPYSLDDIAYSVLDFNASSDELTQQSQQRLAMISEFLQYSPDINVVVVDSYTASYGDELQNLETSSLRAENIKQYFLANGFENLEIKTNSYGEKSQIASNSNIIERQKNQRVVISLGQPTL from the coding sequence ATGAATAATTGTCAACATTTTATAATTGCTTCACTTGTTGCTGTCGGTTCAACAAGCGCTTCAGCTAGCATGAAAAATTATGCGGCTAATTACGAATTTTCTCAATGGGAAAATAGTCGTTCTACGCCTGTACAATGCAGCCTGGAGCATGATATTCCTCGTTATGGTCAAGCAATTTTCACCAGTAGAGCATCGAAGTTAATTAACCTTAATTTTGAATTAGACATGAAACGTTTACCCGCTCAAGCTGAAATGGCTTCATTACGTTCGGTTCCACCAAGTTGGAAACCAGGCAGTGCTGCGAAAGATCTGGCTGATGTTAAACTCTATCGCCAATTTTCAGGATATGTGAGCGAGCAACCTGCTTGGCGCATGCTTGATGCATTAGATTCTGGTGATTACCCAACATTTTATTTCCGAGATTGGTATCGTGGCGGTGAATTTATTAGTGTTGGTTTATCCTCTGTTAACTTCCAAAATAAATATCAAGAATTCTTAGAGTGTGTAAGTAACCTATTACCTTACAGTTTGGATGATATTGCTTATTCAGTGCTTGATTTCAATGCGTCAAGTGATGAATTGACACAGCAAAGCCAGCAACGCTTGGCGATGATTAGCGAGTTTTTACAGTACAGCCCTGATATTAATGTCGTTGTTGTAGACAGCTATACCGCCAGTTATGGTGATGAACTACAAAACTTAGAAACCTCTTCATTACGAGCTGAGAATATCAAGCAGTACTTCTTAGCTAACGGATTTGAAAACCTCGAAATTAAAACCAATAGTTATGGCGAGAAAAGCCAAATAGCATCGAATAGTAATATTATTGAGCGACAAAAAAATCAACGAGTTGTGATATCATTGGGTCAACCGACTCTTTAA
- the gloA gene encoding lactoylglutathione lyase, which produces MQFLHTMVRVKNLEASLDFYCNKLGLIEVKRNDYEEARFSLIFLAAPSDAEQAKQTSRPTLELTYNWDEEAYEGGRNFGHLAYEVDDIYTTCAELQAAGVIINRPPRDGYMAFIRSPDGISIELLQKGDRLTPQEPWASMQNIGEW; this is translated from the coding sequence ATGCAATTCTTACATACTATGGTTCGTGTTAAAAACTTAGAAGCATCTTTAGATTTTTACTGTAATAAACTTGGTTTAATCGAAGTTAAACGTAATGATTATGAAGAGGCTCGCTTTTCTCTTATCTTCTTAGCTGCGCCTAGCGATGCTGAACAAGCGAAACAAACTTCTCGACCAACACTTGAACTTACCTATAACTGGGATGAAGAAGCGTATGAAGGTGGTCGAAACTTCGGTCATCTTGCTTATGAAGTTGACGACATCTATACAACATGCGCTGAACTACAGGCTGCTGGTGTGATAATTAATCGTCCGCCGCGTGATGGCTATATGGCATTTATCCGTTCACCGGATGGTATTTCTATCGAGTTATTGCAGAAAGGTGACAGACTAACACCCCAAGAACCATGGGCTTCAATGCAAAATATTGGTGAGTGGTAA
- a CDS encoding acetate uptake transporter, with protein sequence MSTQLANPAPLGLMGFGMTTVLLNIHNAGFFPMDSMILAMGIFYGGISQIIAGILCYKRNDTFGTTAFISYGFFWLTLVGLILMPKMGVAASPAGFMGWYLLLWGLFTAGLFIGSLRYPRAKQIVFASLTALFFLLSIRDFSGSEVIGVIAGYVGIFCGLSAMYFSMAQILNGEYGREVLPVGKPVF encoded by the coding sequence ATGTCTACACAACTAGCTAATCCAGCACCACTGGGCCTAATGGGCTTCGGTATGACTACCGTTTTATTAAATATCCATAATGCGGGATTTTTCCCAATGGATTCTATGATACTTGCGATGGGTATTTTTTACGGTGGTATTAGCCAAATTATTGCGGGTATTTTATGTTACAAACGTAATGATACGTTTGGCACGACTGCTTTTATTTCGTATGGCTTTTTCTGGTTAACATTGGTTGGTCTGATCTTGATGCCTAAAATGGGTGTTGCTGCGAGTCCTGCTGGCTTTATGGGTTGGTACCTGCTGTTATGGGGTCTATTTACTGCGGGCTTATTTATCGGTTCATTACGTTATCCACGTGCAAAACAGATCGTATTTGCTTCACTAACGGCATTGTTCTTCTTACTTTCTATCCGTGACTTTAGCGGTAGTGAAGTGATTGGCGTTATTGCTGGTTATGTTGGTATTTTCTGTGGTTTAAGCGCGATGTACTTCAGCATGGCGCAAATCCTGAATGGCGAATATGGCCGTGAAGTATTACCTGTAGGTAAACCTGTTTTTTAA
- a CDS encoding FAD:protein FMN transferase, whose product MLYFKSINTKMQYTHAVHFKLALQWLAATTMVILMLGCSEPQLSNSTFKGQTMGTFYDIKIAHFPLSTSKQSSIHAEIDRRLEQVNEQMSTYRPHSELSRFNLSPAINNFPVSEDTAKVVAESIRIYEITSGAFDITLGPLVNLWGFGPGDVPQQKPTTDMIKSALSRVGIQHLSSTKHTLSKNIDSLYVDLSGIAKGYGADVIAEYLESLGIDNYIVGLGGDLRAKGINGNNVDWQIAIEKASTIEHSVQHVVSVGNNAIVTSGSYRNYYDLNDERFSHTIDPITALPAQHNLVSVTVIHPSAMTADGFATAFMAMGEEQAMALAKQQRLAVYMIYKSGDSFKEMFTEEFSPFFQPDSH is encoded by the coding sequence ATGTTATATTTCAAATCTATAAATACAAAAATGCAATACACACACGCAGTGCACTTTAAATTAGCACTGCAATGGCTAGCGGCTACTACAATGGTTATTTTGATGCTTGGCTGCTCTGAGCCTCAGCTAAGCAATAGCACTTTTAAAGGTCAAACCATGGGCACATTTTATGACATAAAAATAGCCCACTTTCCATTATCGACGAGTAAACAGTCGTCTATACATGCTGAAATAGATCGACGATTAGAGCAAGTTAACGAGCAGATGTCGACTTATCGCCCACACTCCGAGCTATCCCGTTTTAATCTAAGCCCGGCTATTAATAACTTTCCTGTATCAGAAGACACAGCCAAGGTGGTTGCAGAGTCTATTCGAATATATGAGATAACATCAGGTGCATTCGATATCACACTTGGCCCACTCGTTAACTTATGGGGATTCGGTCCTGGTGATGTACCACAGCAAAAACCAACAACTGATATGATAAAATCAGCACTCTCACGTGTTGGCATTCAGCACCTAAGTAGCACTAAGCATACTTTAAGTAAGAATATTGATAGTCTTTATGTCGATTTATCAGGCATAGCAAAAGGCTATGGTGCTGATGTTATCGCAGAATATTTAGAATCGTTAGGCATTGATAATTATATTGTTGGCCTTGGTGGCGATTTACGAGCAAAAGGAATAAATGGGAATAATGTAGATTGGCAAATTGCCATTGAAAAAGCATCGACAATAGAGCACTCAGTACAGCATGTTGTCAGTGTGGGAAATAACGCCATCGTTACATCAGGTAGCTATCGTAATTATTATGATCTTAATGATGAACGTTTTTCTCATACTATAGACCCAATAACAGCTCTGCCAGCACAGCATAATTTGGTTTCCGTGACAGTGATCCACCCTTCCGCGATGACTGCAGATGGCTTTGCTACTGCATTTATGGCGATGGGCGAAGAACAGGCAATGGCGTTGGCAAAGCAACAAAGATTAGCGGTGTACATGATCTATAAGTCTGGGGACTCGTTTAAAGAAATGTTTACGGAAGAATTCTCACCTTTCTTTCAACCTGATTCGCATTAA
- a CDS encoding magnesium transporter: protein MSNNTALINNKNTLTLNNEINHPFELWNNETKHKLISFLTNNSIEELRHWFSNKTLNQYYQIKKLSLDNIDLKKLLPAWLLADIELLATASSPVFSVISPTSPLLLNHNMSVAETINHVKSMNKDLNAKVAMLVDQYGRYYALLELHTLLQHDEDLLLADIALQVEPCHVGEDQEYAVSQLQIANSEYLPIIDIRGHPVGLFQWQQASQVMQVEQTEDVNLQMGIQSSLDEPSYLDMSVIDHVRKRIIWVLGLAAIGIFSGMIIQSYDDAIAALTILALYMPMIADTGGNAGSQSATVIVRSLALGELKVKNWLAVVWKELQIASLIGLALAAASFVKVEFLSSSAVLPGNITLTLLGSAIALALFLQVLTATVIGATLPLIAKSCRLDPAVVASPAITTFVDITGLLIYFYITTTLLGIAA from the coding sequence ATGTCCAATAATACAGCGCTCATAAACAATAAAAACACATTAACATTAAATAATGAAATTAATCATCCATTTGAATTATGGAATAATGAAACGAAGCATAAATTAATTTCATTTTTAACAAATAATTCAATCGAGGAACTACGTCATTGGTTTAGTAATAAAACCTTAAATCAATATTATCAAATAAAGAAATTATCATTAGATAATATTGATTTAAAAAAACTATTACCCGCTTGGCTACTTGCCGATATCGAGTTATTAGCAACGGCCAGCAGCCCCGTCTTTTCTGTGATATCACCAACCTCCCCTCTATTGCTAAATCATAATATGTCAGTTGCAGAGACTATAAACCACGTTAAGTCGATGAACAAAGACCTCAATGCTAAAGTGGCAATGCTTGTTGACCAGTATGGACGCTATTATGCGCTGCTGGAATTACACACACTGCTTCAGCATGATGAGGACCTGTTATTAGCAGATATTGCATTACAAGTTGAGCCTTGCCATGTTGGTGAAGATCAAGAATATGCAGTCAGCCAACTACAAATTGCCAATTCAGAATACCTACCTATTATCGATATACGTGGACACCCTGTTGGCTTATTTCAATGGCAACAAGCCTCACAAGTGATGCAAGTTGAGCAAACGGAAGACGTCAATTTACAGATGGGGATTCAAAGTAGCCTAGACGAACCAAGTTATCTTGATATGTCGGTAATTGATCATGTGCGTAAACGAATCATTTGGGTTTTGGGTTTAGCTGCTATCGGCATTTTTTCAGGTATGATCATTCAGAGTTATGATGACGCGATAGCGGCATTAACAATACTCGCGTTGTACATGCCTATGATTGCAGACACAGGCGGTAACGCTGGAAGCCAATCAGCTACCGTGATTGTACGATCCCTAGCATTAGGGGAATTAAAAGTTAAAAACTGGTTAGCAGTTGTCTGGAAGGAGTTACAAATCGCTAGTCTGATCGGTTTAGCATTAGCAGCCGCTTCTTTCGTCAAAGTCGAGTTTCTATCAAGTAGCGCGGTACTGCCGGGTAATATCACCTTAACATTATTAGGTTCAGCGATTGCATTGGCCTTGTTTCTGCAAGTACTTACGGCGACCGTTATTGGCGCAACCTTACCTTTAATAGCTAAATCCTGTCGATTAGATCCAGCCGTTGTAGCAAGTCCTGCGATCACTACCTTTGTTGATATTACAGGGCTACTCATTTATTTCTATATCACCACGACATTACTGGGTATTGCCGCTTAG
- the nth gene encoding endonuclease III, producing the protein MNKDKRRIILERLRDNNPHPETELNFSSAFELLVAVTLSAQATDVSVNKATDKLFPVANTPQAIFDLGVEGLKTYIKTIGLYNSKANNVIKACQILIEKHNSVVPESLEDLVELPGVGRKTANVVLNTAFGWPTIAVDTHIFRVSNRTKLAMGKNVDQVEEKLLKVIPAEFKVDVHHWLILHGRYTCIARKPRCGSCIIEDLCEFKDKIYPEE; encoded by the coding sequence ATGAACAAAGATAAACGCCGCATCATTTTAGAGCGTCTGCGTGATAATAACCCCCATCCTGAAACTGAGTTAAACTTCTCTTCAGCATTTGAGTTACTTGTAGCTGTAACACTGTCGGCGCAAGCAACCGATGTGAGTGTCAATAAAGCCACGGATAAACTATTTCCAGTCGCTAACACACCTCAGGCTATCTTTGATTTAGGTGTTGAAGGGCTAAAGACCTATATTAAGACCATTGGCTTATACAACTCGAAAGCCAATAACGTTATTAAAGCCTGCCAGATATTAATAGAGAAACACAACAGTGTGGTTCCCGAAAGTCTTGAAGACTTAGTTGAACTGCCAGGCGTCGGTCGTAAAACTGCAAATGTGGTATTAAATACCGCATTTGGTTGGCCTACAATTGCTGTTGATACACACATTTTCCGAGTATCGAATCGTACTAAACTGGCGATGGGTAAAAACGTAGACCAAGTAGAAGAAAAGTTACTTAAAGTAATTCCAGCTGAGTTTAAAGTAGATGTACATCATTGGTTGATCTTACACGGTCGTTATACCTGTATCGCCCGTAAGCCGCGTTGTGGTTCTTGCATAATTGAAGATCTGTGTGAGTTCAAAGATAAAATCTACCCTGAAGAATAA
- a CDS encoding electron transport complex subunit E yields MSQYRDIIYQGLWKNNPGLVQVLGLCPLLAVTATVTNAMGLGIATLLVLVASNITISLIREYVPKEIRIPIFVMIIASFVTTVQLLMNAYVYELYQSLGIFIPLIVTNCIIIGRAEAFASRNKVLPSAADGFFMGLGFASVLIVLGAIREVLGQGTLFDGMDLLLGDWASALRIEVFHADTSFLLAILAPGAFIGMGFLMAFKHVIDDQLDKRRKAQPIVEISDDAESTTATESTTN; encoded by the coding sequence ATGAGCCAATATCGCGATATTATCTACCAAGGATTATGGAAAAATAATCCTGGCTTAGTACAAGTATTAGGACTATGTCCCCTACTTGCTGTAACAGCAACCGTTACCAATGCTATGGGCTTAGGCATCGCAACCTTATTAGTACTTGTGGCATCCAACATTACTATTTCACTAATACGTGAATACGTACCGAAAGAGATACGTATTCCCATTTTCGTGATGATCATTGCTTCATTTGTAACAACGGTACAGTTATTAATGAATGCCTACGTTTATGAATTATATCAATCCCTTGGTATTTTCATTCCGTTGATTGTAACCAACTGTATTATTATTGGTCGTGCTGAAGCATTCGCATCACGCAATAAAGTATTACCTTCTGCTGCTGACGGCTTCTTTATGGGACTGGGTTTTGCTAGTGTGTTGATCGTATTAGGTGCAATCCGTGAAGTGCTCGGTCAAGGTACCTTATTTGACGGGATGGACTTGCTATTAGGTGATTGGGCAAGTGCATTACGCATTGAAGTTTTCCATGCCGATACCAGCTTCTTATTGGCGATCTTAGCACCAGGCGCATTCATTGGCATGGGCTTTTTGATGGCATTCAAACATGTAATTGACGACCAATTGGATAAACGTCGTAAAGCGCAGCCTATTGTTGAAATAAGTGATGATGCTGAATCCACAACAGCAACCGAATCAACGACTAATTAA
- the rsxG gene encoding electron transport complex subunit RsxG has protein sequence MLVSMRKNGAILAIFALACTSVVAITNAVTKDRIAEQEQTQLLKIINQLLPEDAHDNNIFQSCKLMTNEALLGSSEPQRIFTATKNNELVGYAIEGIAPKGYSGNIKLVVGIDTIGKVTGVRILGHNETPGLGDKVEYRKSNWLDDFVDQTLTKENAHTWAVTKDGGDFDSFTGATITPRAVVGSVKNILTFYQSEQFSNLNSAPSCWSKS, from the coding sequence ATGTTAGTATCAATGAGAAAAAATGGTGCGATCCTGGCCATATTCGCCTTAGCTTGTACCTCTGTTGTAGCCATCACCAATGCTGTCACAAAAGATCGTATTGCAGAGCAAGAACAAACTCAGCTTTTGAAAATTATTAATCAATTATTACCTGAAGATGCCCATGACAACAATATATTTCAAAGCTGTAAATTAATGACAAATGAAGCACTGTTAGGCTCTTCAGAACCACAACGTATCTTCACTGCAACCAAGAATAATGAACTCGTCGGTTATGCTATCGAAGGTATTGCACCCAAGGGCTATAGCGGTAATATTAAGCTTGTTGTCGGTATAGATACCATAGGTAAAGTAACCGGTGTACGTATTCTTGGTCACAATGAAACTCCCGGATTAGGTGACAAAGTTGAATACCGAAAGTCTAATTGGCTAGATGATTTTGTTGATCAAACCTTAACCAAAGAAAATGCGCATACTTGGGCTGTAACGAAAGATGGCGGTGACTTTGATTCGTTCACTGGTGCTACAATTACACCTAGAGCGGTGGTAGGTTCAGTGAAAAATATCCTTACATTTTATCAGTCAGAACAGTTTTCTAATTTAAACAGCGCGCCTTCTTGTTGGAGTAAATCATGA
- the rsxD gene encoding electron transport complex subunit RsxD, with protein sequence MAFRLASSPHNHSGSSTSKLMRTVILATIPGIAAQWYFFGAGNLIHIVLACFAAIVTEAVILKLRKQPILSRVQDNSALLTGLLIGISIPGFAPWWISIMGAVFAIGIAKHLYGGLGQNIFNPAMVAYVMLLVSFPLQMTTWPPVSEITGYELSLWDVFNVIFAGVTLDGHTAHQLMQNIDGITMATPLDTLKTGLAMGHTVAEIQTKDQFSWLSGLGWEWINLAFLAGGVYLMSKRAILWYIPVGLLGGLFAISFIGYLWEPDSVGSPIFHLFSGATMLGAFFIATDPVSASTTPRGRLIYGALIGALIYIIRTWGGYPDAMAFAVLLANMCVPLIDYYTQPRVYGHK encoded by the coding sequence ATGGCATTTAGATTAGCAAGCTCTCCCCATAATCACAGTGGTAGCAGCACCAGTAAACTGATGCGTACCGTTATTTTAGCTACAATTCCAGGCATTGCCGCACAGTGGTATTTTTTTGGTGCCGGTAATCTGATTCATATCGTCCTGGCTTGTTTTGCAGCCATCGTGACTGAAGCTGTGATCCTGAAATTACGTAAACAACCCATACTCAGTCGAGTACAAGATAACAGTGCTTTATTAACCGGTCTATTAATCGGTATCTCAATTCCTGGTTTCGCCCCTTGGTGGATAAGTATCATGGGTGCAGTCTTTGCGATCGGTATTGCCAAACACCTTTATGGTGGATTAGGTCAAAATATTTTTAATCCTGCGATGGTCGCTTATGTGATGCTGCTTGTATCATTCCCACTGCAAATGACCACCTGGCCACCAGTAAGTGAAATTACAGGCTATGAATTATCATTATGGGATGTATTCAACGTTATCTTTGCTGGCGTGACCCTCGACGGACATACTGCACATCAACTGATGCAAAACATTGATGGCATCACGATGGCAACCCCGCTTGATACTTTAAAAACAGGTCTGGCAATGGGTCATACCGTTGCAGAAATACAAACCAAAGATCAATTTAGTTGGTTATCAGGTTTAGGTTGGGAATGGATTAACTTAGCCTTTCTTGCTGGCGGCGTGTATTTAATGAGTAAACGCGCGATCCTCTGGTACATCCCAGTTGGCTTGTTAGGTGGCTTGTTTGCCATTAGTTTCATCGGTTACCTGTGGGAACCAGATTCTGTTGGTTCGCCAATATTCCACCTGTTCTCAGGGGCAACTATGTTAGGTGCATTCTTTATTGCAACGGATCCAGTATCAGCATCTACAACACCAAGAGGCCGCCTTATATACGGCGCATTAATCGGCGCATTAATCTATATTATCCGAACTTGGGGCGGTTACCCTGACGCAATGGCGTTTGCAGTCTTACTCGCCAACATGTGTGTGCCATTAATTGATTATTATACTCAACCCCGTGTATACGGTCATAAATAG